From the genome of Malus domestica chromosome 04, GDT2T_hap1, one region includes:
- the LOC103447329 gene encoding uncharacterized protein, producing the protein MPPRRDPRRAAEPNFPDITQLGAAMAQAFQANIRPPQRTPVETMYNMKLETFEGNEGYEGAEKWLDRIEQTFQVMQSQGNLPANRWVETTTWFLGREPAAWWINQSRHMAPERAAEWEVFKENFMKRFVPPEYIDRKKQEFTSLKQRNMSAHEYYRKFTDLSRYDSDLAGNQAEMLHRFKLGSKKKYRTFANALPCADYHEYFEILVRMEDSDNLPDSEDEEDKGNGQKKNEKGKGVSIPGPRQMQNFKKSGMSSSSSSGGFSATGPRRGGGRFGNGPRFSGQRGFSGAGNSGSPLCRRCNFRHHGECRRSSGACFTCGQTGHRAMYCPQNQQRPQQPVMPTSAPTQQNFNSGSYGQGGRGGAYHYQGDAAPYAPGQYHYSQDPYFQSGYSQDQGGYTSYPSMPASGSQWYQGGQPQQSGVAASSTGSFRPPAQAGQGRTHQGRGNQSGRGRGG; encoded by the coding sequence atgccgcctcgtagagatccTCGCCGTGCTGCTGAGCCTAATTTCCCCGATATAACTCAGTTAGGGGCAGCAATGGCTCAAGCTTTTCAGGCTAATATCCGTCCTCCTCAGAGAACGCCCGTAGAGACGATGTATAATATGAAATTGGAAACTTTTGAGGGAAATGAAGGTTATGAAGGGGCAGAAAAGTGGTTGGATCGAATTGAGCAGACCTTTCAAGTGATGCAAAGTCAGGGAAACCTGCCAGCTAATAGATGGGTGGAGACTACCACCTGGTTTTTGGGCCGTGAGCCAGCTGCGTGGTGGATAAATCAGTCGAGGCACATGGCACCTGAAAGGGCAGCCGAATGGGAGGTatttaaggaaaattttatgaagagatttgtTCCTCCGGAATATATAGATCGCAAGAAACAGGAATTCACCAGTCTGAAGCAGAGAAATATGTCTGCACATGAGTACTACAGGAAGTTTACTGATTTATCCCGTTATGATTCTGATTTAGCGGGTAATCAAGCAGAAATGCTTCATCGTTTCAAGCTAGGATCTAAGAAGAAGTACAGAACGTTTGCCAATGCACTTCCCTGTGCCGATTATCATGAGTATTTTGAGATTCTGGTCCGGATGGAAGACTCTGATAATCTTCCGGACAGTGAGGATGAAGAGGATAAGGGTAATGgtcagaagaaaaatgagaaaggtAAAGGTGTTTCCATTCCAGGACCTCGTCAAATgcagaatttcaagaaaagtggaaTGAGTTCGAGTTCTTCCAGTGGTGGATTTAGTGCCACAGGTCCGAGGAGAGGAGGTGGTAGGTTTGGTAATGGACCTAGATTTTCTGGTCAGAGAGGCTTTAGTGGTGCTGGTAATTCGGGTTCTCCGTTATGTCGCCGTTGTAATTTCcgacatcatggggaatgtaggAGAAGCAGTGGTGCATGCTTTACATGTGGTCAGACAGGACATAGAGCTATGTATTGTCCCcagaatcagcagaggccccaGCAGCCTGTTATGCCAACATCAGCACCGACTCAACAGAACTTTAATTCAGGCAGTTATGGCCAGGgtggtcgtggtggtgcttatcactatcagggtgatgctgCTCCTTATGCTCCGGGACAGTATCACTATTCCCAGGATCCTTATTTTCAGAGTGGATATTCTCAGGATCAAGGAGGTTATACTTCATATCCGTCTATGCCAGCTAGcggatctcagtggtatcagGGGGGTCAGCCCCAACAGAGCGGAGTTGCTGCTAGTAGTACAGGGTCGTTTAGGCCGCCTGCCCAGGCAGGTCAAGGACGTACTCATCAGGGACGAGGTAACCAGAGTGGCAGAGGTCGTGGAGGATGA
- the LOC114824598 gene encoding uncharacterized protein has product MEFSKTHLFVTCLLFLSSSCFGDQGSPNKQSTKFADQHRLLKHWIKRQVLSGPDADPAIYESKRQQVPTGPNLLHNFAQPPVEVLDDPAKYESRRQVPTGPNPQPPVEVLDDPAKYESRRQVPTGPNPLQPPVEVLDDPAKYESKRQVPTGPNPRQPPVEVLDDPAKYESKKPVPTGPNPLQPHVEVLDDPAKYESKRQVPTSPSPLQPPVEVLDDPAKYESKRQFPTGPNPLHNFAQPPVEVLDDLPNYDLMRLVPSGPNHEESPDESPSKV; this is encoded by the exons ATGGAGTTTTCTAAGACCCACTTGTTTGTTACttgccttctctttctatcttcttcttgttttggTGATCAAGGATCCCCAAACAAACAGTCCACCAAGTTTGCTGATCAACATCGACTCTTGAAGCATTGGATCAAGAGGCAGGTTCTAAGCGGTCCAGATGCTGATCCTGCAATTTATGAATCAAAGAGACAGCAG gTTCCTACGGGTCCAAATCTTCTACATAACTTCGCCCAACCGCCTGTGGAAGTGTTGGATGATCCTGCAAAGTATGAATCAAGGAGGCAGGTTCCTACCGGTCCAAATCCACAACCGCCTGTAGAAGTGTTGGATGATCCTGCAAAGTATGAATCAAGGAGGCAGGTTCCTACCGGTCCAAATCCTCTACAACCGCCTGTCGAAGTGTTGGATGATCCTGCAAAGTATGAATCAAAGAGGCAGGTTCCTACCGGTCCAAATCCTCGACAACCGCCTGTAGAAGTGTTGGATGATCCTGCAAAGTATGAATCAAAGAAGCCGGTTCCTACCGGTCCAAATCCTCTACAACCGCATGTAGAAGTGTTGGATGATCCTGCAAAGTATGAATCAAAGAGGCAGGTTCCTACCAGTCCAAGTCCTCTACAACCGCCTGTAGAAGTGTTGGATGATCCTGCAAAGTATGAATCAAAGAGGCAGTTTCCTACCGGTCCAAATCCTCTACATAACTTCGCCCAACCGCCTGTAGAAGTGTTGGATGATCTTCCAAATTATGATCTTATGAGGCTCGTGCCTTCTGGTCCAAATCATGAAGAGTCTCCTGACGAATCACCTTCAAAGGTATAG